The Stigmatella ashevillena genomic sequence CGTGCCTTCGTGCTGGGGCGTGTGGAGAAGGGGAGCCGGATCGCCCTCTTTGGTGGAGAAGGAGGACTGGCCCAAGCGCTGACCTCCGCGGGGTGTTTGATCTGGGCCGGGGGCGCGTCCGAGTTGGAGGCGTTGCAGCGGTTCGCTCCGACCCATGTCGTTCTGACGGGGAACTCGCAGCAAGAGGGGCTCGAGTACCTGGCGAGTGCCATCCTGGCGGTGTTCCCCGCGGTGGAAGTGCTCCTGGGCTTCGCCAATGCCGGGGCTGCCAGTGCACTGCTCGCCACCCTCCTGGAAGGGGCGCCCGGACGCACGGGACCTTCCGAAGTAGGGTTCCGGCGCAGCCTCGCCACCTGCGGCCTGCGCGTGGTGCACCGTGAGGCGCATTCCCTGAACGCTCGAACGGCGACGCTCGCCCCGGCCACCGAGAAGGCCCTTCGCGAGCTCTTGAGCGAGCTCGAGCCGGGCGCGGGCGATGACGTCGTCCTGTATGCCCTGCGCCGCGCTCCTGTGGCGGCGGTCGCGTCGGCCCGAGAGCTTGACTTGCTGAGCGTGGTGCTTTGGTGTGGTCCCGGCCAGCGTCACCAACTCGATGAGGCGGTGCTCTCCCTCACGTGCCAGCGGTACCGGCCGTTCGAGATTCTCCTGGTGGAACCCGAGGGCGCGGGGGCTGACCCAGAGGAAGCGGTGCGGACGCTGGAGCGGTACCGGCGCATCGAGGACTTCCCGTTCCAGCATGTGCGGGGCCCTCCCGGAGAGCTGATGGACAAGGCGATCCATCAGGCCCGTGGGCGGTACCTGGCCTTCTTCGAGGCCTCCGGGCTCGTCTATCCCGGGCATTTCGAGAACCTGGTTCAGGCGCTGCGGGAGAGCGAGGCGGCGTGGGCGGTGTCGCGGGCCTTCCTGCGGGTCTCCCGCGCGGTCCCCGCCCACGAGGACTACGTCGAGACGAAGATTCCGTTTCCCTTGGGAGACCATCTGGAATTGGACCATCTGCGTCAGCACCCGTGGCTGATCCACGCGCTGCTCATCGACCGGAGCCGGGTCGCGAACGTCTCCCTGAGCGTTCCAGATCCCCTGCCGGGGCACGCCGCGACATTGCCATGGCGGCTCATGGCGTTGTTCGAGCCCGTGTTCCTCAATGGCCTTGCCACCTGCGAGCAACGCGTGTCCGAAGAGGCGCCGCCGGCCGTGGATGAAGGCGTGGGGACGCTGGGAATCCTGCGGTCCATTTCCGCCCTGGAGCAGATGGTGTCGCGCTCCCGGTCCGCGGGCCAGGAGGCGAAGGGCTTGCGGCATCGCGCGCTCGACGAGCTCGATGCACGGCTGCGCAGTGGCGCGCCGTGGCTTCATGGGATGCTGCGGCGCACGGCTTCCAGGTTGCTGAAGTGAACTCCCGCCCCGGGGCGGAGGACGGACCCTCTGGAGATGCGGCGTTGTGGAAGCTCGCGGACCCCCGGGGTTTGGACATTCCTCCGTCTCACCGGGGGGGCGTGGGGCAGGGGGTGACGTGGGCCAAGCGGCGGTTGCTCCACCCGATCGAACCCCTCCAGCGCGCCTTGCTGGAGGGACAGTTCCGGTTCAATGCCGCGCTCGTGCGCGGGCTTGCCCAACTGCCGCGAAACCCCGTGAAGGAGGCCCGCGAGGCGCTCCTACCCCTCGTGACCCAGGCCTCCGTGAGGGGCGGGGCTTCCGGCTGGCGCCTCTCCGCACTGTCCTGGCAGGGTGAAGCGCTTCTCGCGCGGCAGCATGCCTGGAACCTGGCGGCCGTGGAGGCCCTGGTGGCGGCCGCGGAAGTCTGGCCTCTCTGGACGGCCCCGGTCGTCGAGCAGTGCACCGGACTGGCGGTGGGGGCCGACGTCGTGGAGGCGGCGTGGGGCCGCGGGAAGCGCCGGGTGGCTTTCGCGTTCTGGCGGGAGGCCTGGCGCAGGCAGATCGCTTTTCACCATGCCTTCGCCGAGGCGCTGAAACGTGCGCTGGGGGTGGCCCGGCCGCGGATGCTCCTGCCAACGCCAGCGGAGTACGCGGCTTGGTGGACAGCGCACGAAGGCCCGGCGCGAGGGAAGGTGGAGGCGGTGGAGTCCGCGCGGGGGCCGCGCTTCAGCCTCGCCGTGCCCGCCTACGAGACGCCCGAGCCCTACCTTCGGGCCTGCATCGAGTCCGTCCTCGCCCAGTCCTATCCGGATTGGCAGCTCTGCATTGTCGACGATGGCTCGCGTGGTTCCGGCGTGGAGCACGTGGTGCGCTCCTATGCCCGGAAGGAGCCGCGCATCGTGTTCGAGCGCTTGGCGCGCAACGTGGGGATTGCCCAGGCCACCAATGCGGCCCTTGCGCACGCGACCGGGGACTTTGTCGCCTTTCTCGATCACGATGACGTGCTCGCTCCAAGGGCACTCGAGGTGGTCGCCCAGCACATCGCCGCCTCTCCGCAGGGGGACGTCTTCTACTCGGACGAGGACAAGATCGACGCGCACGGAGTCCGCCATGCGCCGTACTTCAAGCCCGCGCTGTCTCCGGATCTGCTGCGCTCGGTCAATTACATCTGCCACTTCCTCGTGGTCCGGGCGCGGCTCCTCCAAGAGGTGGGCGGAATCCGGTCAGGGTTCGAGGGGGCACAGGACCACGAGTTGCTCCTGAGGCTCTTGGAGCGCACGCAGCGCTTCCACCACATTCCCGAGGTGCTGTACCACTGGCGGGTGCATGCCGGTTCCACGTCGTCGGATGCGAGCGCGAAGCCCGCGGCGAGTGAGGCAGGACGGCGCGCCGTGGAGGAGCACCTCCAGCGTCAGGCAGAAGCCGGAGCCGTCGAGACCACGGAGCCCGGGGTGTACCGCGTCCGCTATCCCCTGGCGGGGACCCCCTGCGTCTCCCTCCTGCTCCACGGAGGCCCAGAGGGCACGGAGGTTCGTGACGCGCGGGAGCTGCTAGGACGCATGGCCTACCCAGCCGTGGAGGTGCGGATCGCATGCGCGGCTCCCGCCTTCGAGGCATTCAACGCCCTGGCCGCAGAGGACGCCCGGGTCCGAGGCGTTCCGATTCCAGGGGAGCGGGGTCACGCGGAGCGGCTCAACACCCTGGTGCGTGAGTCTTCGGGAGAGTTGCTGCTGTTCCTGGAGCGGGGGTGCATTCCGGCGGAGCCGGGGGCCCTGGAGGAGCTCGTGTCGCAGGTGCTCCGTCCGGGATATGGCGTCATCGGAGGAACGCTGGTCCATGAAGAGGGGACCCTCGACAGTGCGGGCTGGGTCCTGGGGGTGGGCGGCGGCGCCAGCCCCCTGTTCGCCGGGTTGCCGGATCCAGCGCTCACGGTGTTGGGAGGCTCTCGCTGGGTGCGGAACCTTTCGGCCGTTCCCAGCACCTGCTTGATGATCCGGCGCAGCCTCTTCGAGCAGGTCGGCGGCTTCGAGGAGGGCGACTCGGAAGCAGGGTGTGTCGTGGCACTCTGCGCGAGGGTGCGCCAGCGAGGGCTGAGAATTCTCGGGACCCCCCATGCACGGTGGGTGCGGCGTGCCCGAGGCGTTCCGTCCCCGCTTCTCCCCAAGGAGTGGGAGCGGTTGCGGCAGGGAGCCCTTCTCGAAAAGGGCAGCGCAGATCCGTTCTATCACCCAGGGCTCTCCCAGGAGCGCGCGGATGGGCGCCTCCCCGGGATGGGACGGTGAAGCTCAGCGCTTGCGTTCAGCCGCTTGCGGTTGTTCGAGCTGCGCCAGACGTTCGCTGAGCTCCTTCCTCCACGCGGCCTGAGTGCGCGCGTTCTCACGTTGCTCGTCGTAGATCAGGGCGAGCGAGTCGAGGAGCGCCTCATTGAACTCGACCTGACGGCGCATCACCTCGTTGATGAAGGGCTGGAAGATCCGCCGGAAGGAGCGCTTGGCGAAGACCAGCACAGGGCCCACTGCGGGGCGATGGGACGTGGCGGGATCGGCGTAGCGGGTGTCCTGCTTCTCGCGAGGCGCCTGGAGCACTTGCGGCCAGGCGGTGTCCAAGGGGGGCCTCGCCGAGGATTCGAGCTGGTCGCGCAAGCGCTCTTGCGCGCTGGCCGGGGGATCCGGGAGTCGCGCGGCTTCGTCCGCCAACTCCTGGGCCAAGGCGGGGTTCATCAGCAGATCATTCACGAGCATGGTTCTTCCGGAAGGTGGCCAGCGCTTCGAGCAGGGAGGCCGCGGTGGCCTCAGGGGTGGTGGGATCCAACGTCAGCAGCCGGAGCCCGGGCTGCCCCTCGAGGAGGGCCGTGCCTGGCGAGTCAGCCGCTTCCCGGATGCCCCAGGCACGGGACGAGACATAAGGCAGGGAGGCCCGGGCCACGGCCGTGTCTGCTCCGAGAAAGACCACGGGTGCCTGTGAGCGCCGAAGGGCCATCTCCAGAGAAGAAGAGCCTGGCAAGGCCTCGGAGGCATGGGGGGGCAGGGGTTGGTCGGGCATGAACCTCCAGACATTCCCATCCCCCTTCAGCTCAGAGGGGCCGGAAGCGGGCGCGGCGTGCAGCGTGAGCAAGCGGGAGCCTGCAAGGTTCGATGCGAGGTGCAGGGCCATACGGGACAGAGGTGCCTCGGGCCACCGTGAAAGGGCCGGACAGACGAGCTCCACGGAGGCGGTGAGCCGCTCCGGGGGCGCAGAGGAATGCCCCTCCAGAAAGGGCCGGAGCCCTTGGCGGACCTGGGTGGCGATCGCTTCTTGATCGAGGGCCCGAAGCCGTTCCCGTTGCCCCGCGATGAGCCGTTGGCGCAGGTCCTCCCGGCGCTCCAGCACGGCGAGCACCTGGGCAATGTCCTCGGGCTGATGGGTCAGCGTGGTGATGCCGGCGCCGCCCAGGGTCTCGGGGACCGCCGCGGCGCCATAGGCGACGACGGGGACGTTCCGGTGCATGGCCTCGAGCAAGGGCACCCCGAATCCCTCGTGCCGGCTCATGGACAGGTACGCCGTGGCGGTCGCATAGCAGGCCGAGAGCTGGGCGGCGCTCACCCGTCCGAGAAATCGCACCCGCTCGGCGGCGAGCAGCTCCTTCACCCCCAGGAGGTGGGCGCCATAGGGGGTCTCGCGGTTGAGGTAGCCGACGATGATCAGGCGGCTGTGGGGTTGATACAGCCGCTGATAGGCCGCGAAGACGCGCATCACATCATCGATCCGCTTGCTGGGAACGGCGCGGCCCACGAAGAGGATGTTGACGCAGCCGTCCTCTTGCAGCGCGGCCTTCAGTGCCTCGTCCGGGGCCACGTCGAAGGCCCGCCAGTCCACCGCGAAGGGGAGCACCGACACGGCAGGGTACCCGGCGGCGCGCAGCTCCTCGGCGCTGAAGTGCGAGTACGCATAGGCTCGTTCCATCAGGGGCTGCAGCGCCAGTAGCTCGTCCCGGGCTGCCGTGCAGGCAAGCGCCAGCTTGCGATCAAAACCCTCGAAGAGCCGCGAGGGGGTGATGTTGTGGTACACGAGCGCTTTGCGGCCAGGGGTCCGCTTCAGCAGGGGCACCAGCCGGGACTGAAAGCTGTGATGCACCAGCAGCAGGTCCCCGGGAGCCATCGCGCGAGGCAGCAGCGTGGCCGGGCGGGCCTGGTCCCGGCAGGACTCGTCCCACTGGTCCGCGAAGATCTCCGAGGGGTGGCCCCAGTCCTTGAACAGGGCCTGGAGATACCGCACCTGATTGCCCACCGCGTCGCCCCAGGCAAGCCGGGGGACAAGCTGGTGGACCGCGGGGATTCGCGTTCGCTGGGCTGGACGCTTTCTCAAGAGCCTGAACACAATGGAGTCCCCTTAGCGTTCGCCCCCTGGGGTGCACAAGCCTTCCTCAGGTGCGTCTTGACGCAGGGGAGTTCACTCCGATACGCAGGGTGACTCTTTTTCTGGAATCCGGCGCGTTCATGAATGTTCTCGTTACAGGTGGTTGCGGATTCATCGGCTCCAACCTCGTCAAATACCTCCGAAAGCACCGGCCCGACTGGAAGGTCGTCAACCTCGACAAGCTCACGTACGCGGGCAACCTCGAGAACCTCTCGGAGCTGGAGGGAGACCCCAAGCACGTCTTCGTGCGGGGCGACATTGGCAGCCAGGATCTCATCGAGCACTTGCTCGTCCAGCACTCCATCGACGCGGTGATGCACCTGGCCGCCGAGAGCCACGTGGACCGCTCCATCCTGGGGCCCGAGGTCTTCGTCACCACCAACGTGCTGGGCACCCAGCGGCTGCTGGAGGCCTCGCGTGCGCGGGGGCTCAAGCGCTTCCTCATGGTGTCCACGGACGAGGTGTATGGCTCGCTGGGCCCCACGGGGGCCTTCTCCGAGCAGTCTCCGCTCCAGCCTTCCAGCCCCTACTCGTCCTCCAAGACGAGCTCGGATCTCATCGCCCTGGCCTACCACCACACCTTCGGACTGGACGTGGTGGTGACTCGCTGCTCGAACAACTACGGCCGCTACCAGTTTCCCGAGAAGCTCATCCCCCTGATGGTGGTCAACGCGCTGCATGACAAGCCGCTGCCCGTCTACGGAGATGGGGGCAACGTGCGCGACTGGCTCCACGTGGAGGACCACTGCGCCGCGCTCCTGCAGGCGCTGGAGAAGGGCAAGGCCGGCGAGGTCTACAACATCGGCGGGGGCGCCGAGCGCAAGAACATCGACATCGTCAAGGCGGTGCTCGGCCTGCTCGGCAAGCCCGAGTCCCTCATCAAGTTCGTGAAGGACCGTCCGGGGCATGATCGCCGCTATGCGATTGATCCGTCGAAGATCAAGGCAGAGCTGGGGTGGACGCCCTCGCAGACCTTCGAGCAGGGACTGGCCGAGACGGTCAAGTGGTACGTGGAGCACCCGGCCTGGTGGGAGCGGGTGATGAGCGGGACCTATCGTCAGTACTTCGAGACTCAGTACCGTGCCCGCCTCAAGGGCTAGCCGCCGTTCTGGAGCAAGCCACATGCGTTTTGT encodes the following:
- a CDS encoding glycosyltransferase family A protein — encoded protein: MVNTLGKALEDMKVVEPLRAFVLGRVEKGSRIALFGGEGGLAQALTSAGCLIWAGGASELEALQRFAPTHVVLTGNSQQEGLEYLASAILAVFPAVEVLLGFANAGAASALLATLLEGAPGRTGPSEVGFRRSLATCGLRVVHREAHSLNARTATLAPATEKALRELLSELEPGAGDDVVLYALRRAPVAAVASARELDLLSVVLWCGPGQRHQLDEAVLSLTCQRYRPFEILLVEPEGAGADPEEAVRTLERYRRIEDFPFQHVRGPPGELMDKAIHQARGRYLAFFEASGLVYPGHFENLVQALRESEAAWAVSRAFLRVSRAVPAHEDYVETKIPFPLGDHLELDHLRQHPWLIHALLIDRSRVANVSLSVPDPLPGHAATLPWRLMALFEPVFLNGLATCEQRVSEEAPPAVDEGVGTLGILRSISALEQMVSRSRSAGQEAKGLRHRALDELDARLRSGAPWLHGMLRRTASRLLK
- the rfbB gene encoding dTDP-glucose 4,6-dehydratase, whose product is MNVLVTGGCGFIGSNLVKYLRKHRPDWKVVNLDKLTYAGNLENLSELEGDPKHVFVRGDIGSQDLIEHLLVQHSIDAVMHLAAESHVDRSILGPEVFVTTNVLGTQRLLEASRARGLKRFLMVSTDEVYGSLGPTGAFSEQSPLQPSSPYSSSKTSSDLIALAYHHTFGLDVVVTRCSNNYGRYQFPEKLIPLMVVNALHDKPLPVYGDGGNVRDWLHVEDHCAALLQALEKGKAGEVYNIGGGAERKNIDIVKAVLGLLGKPESLIKFVKDRPGHDRRYAIDPSKIKAELGWTPSQTFEQGLAETVKWYVEHPAWWERVMSGTYRQYFETQYRARLKG
- a CDS encoding glycosyltransferase, which translates into the protein MRKRPAQRTRIPAVHQLVPRLAWGDAVGNQVRYLQALFKDWGHPSEIFADQWDESCRDQARPATLLPRAMAPGDLLLVHHSFQSRLVPLLKRTPGRKALVYHNITPSRLFEGFDRKLALACTAARDELLALQPLMERAYAYSHFSAEELRAAGYPAVSVLPFAVDWRAFDVAPDEALKAALQEDGCVNILFVGRAVPSKRIDDVMRVFAAYQRLYQPHSRLIIVGYLNRETPYGAHLLGVKELLAAERVRFLGRVSAAQLSACYATATAYLSMSRHEGFGVPLLEAMHRNVPVVAYGAAAVPETLGGAGITTLTHQPEDIAQVLAVLERREDLRQRLIAGQRERLRALDQEAIATQVRQGLRPFLEGHSSAPPERLTASVELVCPALSRWPEAPLSRMALHLASNLAGSRLLTLHAAPASGPSELKGDGNVWRFMPDQPLPPHASEALPGSSSLEMALRRSQAPVVFLGADTAVARASLPYVSSRAWGIREAADSPGTALLEGQPGLRLLTLDPTTPEATAASLLEALATFRKNHARE
- a CDS encoding glycosyltransferase; this translates as MNSRPGAEDGPSGDAALWKLADPRGLDIPPSHRGGVGQGVTWAKRRLLHPIEPLQRALLEGQFRFNAALVRGLAQLPRNPVKEAREALLPLVTQASVRGGASGWRLSALSWQGEALLARQHAWNLAAVEALVAAAEVWPLWTAPVVEQCTGLAVGADVVEAAWGRGKRRVAFAFWREAWRRQIAFHHAFAEALKRALGVARPRMLLPTPAEYAAWWTAHEGPARGKVEAVESARGPRFSLAVPAYETPEPYLRACIESVLAQSYPDWQLCIVDDGSRGSGVEHVVRSYARKEPRIVFERLARNVGIAQATNAALAHATGDFVAFLDHDDVLAPRALEVVAQHIAASPQGDVFYSDEDKIDAHGVRHAPYFKPALSPDLLRSVNYICHFLVVRARLLQEVGGIRSGFEGAQDHELLLRLLERTQRFHHIPEVLYHWRVHAGSTSSDASAKPAASEAGRRAVEEHLQRQAEAGAVETTEPGVYRVRYPLAGTPCVSLLLHGGPEGTEVRDARELLGRMAYPAVEVRIACAAPAFEAFNALAAEDARVRGVPIPGERGHAERLNTLVRESSGELLLFLERGCIPAEPGALEELVSQVLRPGYGVIGGTLVHEEGTLDSAGWVLGVGGGASPLFAGLPDPALTVLGGSRWVRNLSAVPSTCLMIRRSLFEQVGGFEEGDSEAGCVVALCARVRQRGLRILGTPHARWVRRARGVPSPLLPKEWERLRQGALLEKGSADPFYHPGLSQERADGRLPGMGR